In Colletotrichum higginsianum IMI 349063 chromosome 1, whole genome shotgun sequence, the DNA window AGATCCAGGGGTAGGCGCTCGTGTGAATGACGGTCAGCGCGATGTTTCGTGTGGTTGTGTGGCGCTAATCTCGGGTGCAAAGCAAATAGCTGGAGTCTGCCAATCAAATTCGGACAGGAACACCTGGTGCCGGAGGATACTGAGCACGAATTCGCGGGGGCAATAGCACTGATGATGTGTTGTAACTCCGAGGTCCCAAACCTGACCCGTTCCCaggcgtcctcgagctggccaaTAATTGTCGACGATTCTTTCATCGGCACCTCTACCTGTGAAGTGGGCGACACGAGTGACGGCTGATTTTGCTTGATAGGACTATCGGAGCGCATGATCGCGTCGAAGTCCACGTCAAAATCGAAGTCGGCGTCCATGATGGTATCGAGCTCCAGATCCATGGTGCCCGCGCCAGCATACTTCAATGAATTGGTCTCAGCCGGGGTAAGCTTCGGTGTTAAGGTATGGTGACCGAAAGAATCAAAGTCCAGGTCCGGTTCTTTACCAAGGACTTCATCTTGAACCCGTGGACGCGGGGTTGTGCTGGGTGCGGGCGACATATCTGAGTCACACTTTGAGATTTGGTTCATAGCATCATCGAGCGAAGTCTCGGAGCTTACCATTTCCCTCACGCCTTGAAACCACGGGACCACGATTTAAGGATGGTTCTGCGCAGACAAGAATGACATCGTTTGTATTATTGTCCGTGTAGGTGTCTGTAGCGCTGTCTGTGGTGGATCGGCGGCCGCAGCTTGCTCGCCGAAGTTGGTCCCCTGTCTCGGGCGCTTCGTACGTCGATTCCAATGTCTGTTCTGCACCGGGACTTCCAGACAACTCACAGACGCTAAGACGTTGAgttgttttcttctttcgCATAATTGCTTGTCTTTCTGCTGCTTGAGAGGGCGGAGCAGCCGACTCGGTCATTGTTGGTGGGCGTCGTGGTCGACCAACTCGTCCCATAGGGCTGTAGTTGCAGGTCTCGTTTCGATCCGTACATCGACCACACGAGGGCTTTTCTTGATCGCATCTGAGTTTGGCACGTGTGCAGGAGTCGCATGAGGCCCTCAATCTGGGTGACCTTTCAGTGATGGCTTTTGGGTAGCTGTCGCTACCGCCTTCACTGTAACCCGATACTTCATGTTGATGTTCCATCGAGACTTCGTGGACCAAAATACCAGATCTGGAAACTCAAGGGAGTGCTGTGAAGGAGTTTCCAACTAACGTCTGTCGGTTATCCCTCGATGCAGCAAACACGTAGGCTTGATCATCACTTACCATTCTCCACATGATCGACCGGCGTTTATGACCTACGTGACGGGTAACAGAGTCGTAGCACGAGCGAGCTGGCCAAACCGGAACTGTTTTTGTGAAGGAGAGAGATATCCTGTTACTCCAGAGTTCACACGGTGAAAACTCTGAACTGGCCAAATAGAACTCAACCTTGGGCAGTCAATTCTGTTTAAAGTTAGGTTTTGCGAATTAGGACGTTTCAAGTACCGGTGTATGAACTATCGTGATCTTTCGGATGATAAACATATTCACCCCACAATTCTGTCCTTGTTTCACAGCCAGATCTCAAAGTTAGATTTCACAATTGAACGCATGACTACGTTGTACTCAGGGATCCTGGTCTGTTCGGAGTTGAGCTAATAATGGATCCTAAGTTTACGTACTACGTGCAGTATTCTCTCAACCACCGTGAGATGACGCCGATCTCTTCTACTCCGCACTATATCTACACATTGAAGCTAGTCACCAAAGCCATTACAGCTTTACAAGTGTGAATTTTCTGAATGCCATCAAGTCCATAATCGACCTTATAGATTGTGGTAATTGCTGAAGGCAGTTGTCCTGGCTTCACTGGCAGCACCCAAGTCCACATTGGCAACTATCTGTACCCCGCTCTTGGCAGTTTCGGCATTATCTCGCGATTGAGGGGATCTCCACCTGCCCAATGACTTAGTACCGACTTTTGTCACAATATTGACCAATAGTCCGTCCATTTAACGATTCAGGATCAGAAGAATGGGACAACAGACACAGGCCAGCCCCTGGCGTTTACCCTTATTGCTATCGTACCTGCCTGCCCTTTTAGATTAGCCTTTCCTGTGAGGCAAGAGTTTAGCTTCCAACGTAGATGCCAGTCTTTACCAGCTAATGCCTCTGAAGTGCCTAGAGAAACGATGGGCAACAATTGAACTTTGCAATACGTCGTAATGAACACGGGTGCCCTTATCCCCTCAACCGCGGGCCAAACAGAGACCAGCCTAGAATTGACTTTGCTTAGTACTTAGACCTCTGGCAAGATCTGCCTGCGTTGTAGGTACCAGAAGGGTCTCTCTACATAAAGAGATGGCAAGTGGAAATGCATCTATATGTACTTCTACTTAGTGAAGTGGAGCGAGAAAAGAAGATGGACATGTAGCCTTTCCGCGGTCGATGGATGTAtcccatcgacgacgacaaggcccCAATCTCCACTTCAAATTCCACTTTTCTCCGCACTACATATACATGTACTCACCTAGGGCTACTATTGTGTACTATTGAGACTGGTAAAGCTTCAGGCACCTAAAGGCCTAAGGACTACTATGAGACCGTAGCTGTGGTAATTCTTGGATTGGAGGTATCTTGGCTTAATTTCATTGATTACCTTGCATTTTGGGGCATTCTTCTTGCTGTTGATGGGATACAATGCACAAGATTCATTTTGAGTTTAAAGTTCAGCCAAACATATCCGGCGTAGCGTGACGGACTTGTGTTTCTTCCTATGATCAAATTGGCATGGCGCCGGAGCAAACGGAGGTACTTGAATCAGTTAGGTTCGAATCCTATCGGCGTCACATTTAAGGGTTGTTGGCGCAACTGTCTCTTTGGCGCATCGATCACAACGAAATCAAACCGTTACCACACGGCACGACGAGGGTGCCTATGGGCAGCGATCTAGTCCAGGCTCTGGAGTAAACGGGCGCATAAAGCAGGACTGGCATGAACTGGGTCGCTGCCCGCGGGCACCCGGCAGCTGGCGTATTTCAACAAATAGACTAACAGTGACTGAGTCGCTATTTGACTGAGTCGCAATTTGCCCGGACAACTGTGCCAGCCCTTCACACTAAAAAGTGCACAGCATGAACAAACAGAGTTTCCAATCTTTGGGACAATCAAACTGACGCACAGAATTCGGTTTGTGGCTTCTTCCCGGTCCGGGTCGACGCCACGTTGCATCCCATTCGTACAGAGTTCAATCCAGTGGTGAATTGACTTTTGCGGGATGTCATTCAGTCAGTCGCACGTCTCAGGTTTGGTCCCCTGTACTTTTGCTCGCGATCAAAAGCCTACGGAGTTTAGCGGCAAAAGATCTCAGCGTGTCTTCTGAAGTAGCCGTTGATAGTTTCACCATGCAGCAGGAGCTTTTTAGCGTCATCTTGCAGCTGGTGAGGGCATCTTATAAGCAAGACCAGAGTCTAGAGATTCTACTAAACGGGGACAATTTTGtaccaaaaagaaaaaaaaaccaaagGAAAATAGGATAAGCAGCCTGTGCTTTATCTGGCCCATCATAGCTGTTCCGTTGAAATTGGGAATCATGAATTCTCCAACTTGTTCCTGTCAGTTTATCCAGACGATACGCAACCTAAACTTGCCGTATTACCAACAACAGAATCAAGCCGGATTTCTCAGCCTCGAAGAAATAGTCAGTTTAGATTGGCGCTGCTCGAAACTTATACAAGCAACACAACACTGCCGATGCTGCGTTACTGATTTGGACATCATGATTGCCACACAATCAACGTTGGAGATAGTCTTGAGCCTCCTCGAGGCAGCACAAAGTGCCTATAGTTCACGAATCAGTCGCAGAGATGGGCAATCTTCCGCACAAGCAATGGATGAGTTGCTAAAGCGAGGATCAAAAGACAAAAACATGGATACGTCGGGGGATGTCTTCGTGCTAGGCCGGGTTGCTCTTGATGAGGAAGATTGCGACGCAATGGCACGCAGCCTCATCATGAGCGCAATCTTGAGAATGGCTACAGGTGTTCGTGAGCTGAGGGAGAGGATTGCAACATACAGGGAGGATTCTTATCTCCAGTCGCGATCGGCCGGCCAGTGTTGCACTTTACCGAGACAGGCGAAGGATGCGGACAACGAGCTCGATAGCAAACTGAGCATGATGTTAGCTCGAATCCGCGCAGTAGTGGCACGAGCGAGAATGTGAGGACTGGGGATTCTGGAAAACCGAAGGCAAACAAACACTCTATTGTACTTGGCATTAAACTCGAGATATTCCACTCAACAGGTCTTGGCAAAGCAAGTCCTTGTTCGCTCATGCACGACAGCACACTCTAACCTTTTCCCATTCAAATGAAAAGAGATAGAAAGTAGGAGTTTCCTAGTGCAGAAAACGCCTCTACACCCTGTGGAGGTTCAGCTCGTGATCCAACACAGTCACAAAGTCATCAACATGATCCTTCGTTAGCGCCGTATAATGATTCCCCCCCACAAAATGGAAAGTTGATGAATGAGAGAAGTCCTCCCATTCCCGAACGCGTATCTCCCATTCGGCCTCGGATACACCCCATTCCGACAGTGGATTGGCCCTAAAAGATGTGTAGCTTGCGATTTTGCCTTGCGGAACATACCCCTCAGCCATGCGAACGTTGCCGTAAAAGACTCGGTGCCAGGATTCGAGTCTCTCGAGAGTGACGCCTGCAGATTGGAGACGGGTGCGGAAACGACGCATGACAAGTCGGGGAAACGAGGCAGGGTCCTGGTCGCGTAAACCGTCCTTCATTTGGCCTGCTTCTAAAGGCGTGATCAGGCGTCTTGTCGATAGTAGGTCGACGATAAAGAAGCGTAGCGTTGCGAAACTCATTTTCAAGATGTTTGGTGCATTGTCGACACCTCCAGCGAATGCTACCACCTCTCCCGCGGCTTCCAATGCTTTGGCGACTTCGAAGACGATGTTTCCGCCAAAGCACATGCCCAATAATGCATAGGGTCCACGCGGCTGCACCTGTCGTATCTCTTCGAGAAAGCATTCCACCAACTCGTCAATGCTTTCGAATGTCGTCTCGCCAGGTTGCAGGCCGCGCAATCTGAGCCCATACAGAGGCCGATTACGAAGACGACTCGCCAGCTCTATCCAGCAGTGTAGCTCGCCGCCTCCTGGCGGGAAGAGAAACAGCGGTGTTTGGGTTCCCTTGGTGGTAAAAGGGAGCAGTAGACTGCGGTTGCTTGCTACCGAGACTTTCATGATCTCGGTTTCCAGAGCCTTCACAGTTTGGGCTTGGAGGAGACATGTGATCGGTATTGGGGATTTCAAAGATAGTCGTGCCTCCAAATTTGCCTTGTAGATCAGCATGCTCGGGCTGTCCAAACCGCCATTCTGAAGGAATTGCCGAAAGTCGCTGTCGGGAAGGATTTCGGGAACTGATTGGAA includes these proteins:
- a CDS encoding Peptide synthase protein, which encodes MIKSPAVNRLYCDRIQSELCQDLPDTDYLGLKVYSTKLEWLLYQGSMGSASPTEILYPTTQASRQHDVDAEKQELQTDTTDDIFPKLNRTQKIIVECLREICPFQSVPEILPDSDFRQFLQNGGLDSPSMLIYKANLEARLSLKSPIPITCLLQAQTVKALETEIMKVSVASNRSLLLPFTTKGTQTPLFLFPPGGGELHCWIELASRLRNRPLYGLRLRGLQPGETTFESIDELVECFLEEIRQVQPRGPYALLGMCFGGNIVFEVAKALEAAGEVVAFAGGVDNAPNILKMSFATLRFFIVDLLSTRRLITPLEAGQMKDGLRDQDPASFPRLVMRRFRTRLQSAGVTLERLESWHRVFYGNVRMAEGANPLSEWGVSEAEWEIRVREWEDFSHSSTFHFVGGNHYTALTKDHVDDFVTVLDHELNLHRV